The genomic DNA TGATTGATTACTCCCTCTCCATGGTCAATTGTCAGGTATACAGGCAAGCGCCTGCTCCTCAGTTGGGTACCTCATCATCAATACAAAAAAGATACAAACATGCTGTCCAAACCAAAATGCAAATGCTAGTCACAGCTTCCGCCGCCTTCTTGCTCCAGACTATACACCGCTCGTTGTCCGCCAATGAGCGGAGGACGAGTGAACGCCGCCGTCACACGCGCTTCGCCAATCCAGCGAAGACTTGGACGAAACGGAACAGCAACTGGCCGCATATGCATACCGATGAGCGTCTCGCCAATGTCTATCCCCGCATGTGCCTGTACATTCGCCGCCAGACATGCATCTTCCAGCGCACGATAGGCGGCGGCAGCCATAGATCCGCCTGCCGTACGAACGGGGACGGCAGCAACCTCCGTCAGTCCCAGCCGCTCCAGCACGGCCCGGTCAACGACCAGCGCACGGTTCAAATGCTCGCAGCATTGAAATGCCACGTCAAAACCGTACGCCCTGCGCACGGATTCCACTCCAGCCAGCAATTGCTGAGCTACATCGAGCGCTCCCGCCGTGCCAATCCGGCTTCCCGCCACCTCACTGGTGCTAACGCCGATCACCAACAAACGACCAGCCTTGAGACTGGCTGCTTCTGCTATTTCCTTCACGACAAAAGCGGTCTGTGCTTCAAGCGTAGCCTCATGATCCATTTGTCCTACCATTGGAACCTCCTTTGGTTGAACAGCCCTACAGAGACTAGGCACGGGCTTATCCCCCATGTTCAACACGCTCTCTCCTGATATCACAATCTGACTATATTATAGCCGATGAATCGGATTTCGAGCAGGAAAAATGGAAGAACTGCTTAAAGGACCTCTCCCGGTTCGGATATTCGAAGTAACAGCACACGGAAGAATCATTGGCGTTTGTCTGGACAGAAGGCTATCAGAGGCTGGACCCAGCTCTATACGAAAAAAGAGCAGTCCACAGCCATTGTGGATTTGCTCTTTTGCCCAGGCGACCGGCCGTATATCCGGTGCTCCATTGTGGTTAATCCCACTTTTGTCGCCAGTTACACCGGATTCTTGTTTTTCCACCTTATCTTAACGGATTAACCGCCGAAAATCAACAGATCCCGTACAAAATAGATGAGTGATACGAACTTTATCCAGCCAAAGCCTTTAGTTTGTCCACCAGCTTGTGCAGCGCCGTTCGGATTTCCGCAGCTGTGACATCGTAATCTTCACGTGAACCGCCGAACGGATCAGAAATATCAAAGCCCGGAATACGTTGACGCAATTCAATCATCCGCTCACGCTCCCGTGCCGAAAGCTCCTGACCCAGCGAACCTATCAGTTGTTGTGAAGCGTACAAGCCATCTAGCTCCTGCACATCATTCAGCACCGAATCCTGGTCCTCCACATACTCCTTGAGCGTAAACACTTTGCCCACCGTTTGGGGAAAGCGCTGAATGACGTGCTGCTTATGCCCTTGGGTCAAGGTTAAAATTAGATGTGCCCACTCGGCAAGCCCGCCGTTCAAAGGAGTTGAGGTGATTTGATCCGAGATATTGTGGTCACGTAGCACTGCCTCAGCGTGTCGGGAAATAGGCGTACCTTCCATCGCGGCTACTCCCGCCGAGCGCACTTCCAAACCTAGCCCGTGCTCAGCAGACAGCTTGCGCAGCATCCCTTCAGCCATCGGACTGCGACAGGTGTTCCCTGTGCATACGAATAAAATATGTTTCAACGTCTTCACCCCCTTATGTTGAAATAATATATAATTAAAACATAAACATAATGCCAAACGCCAGTAAAATGGCACCGCCCACCGCTTCTCCATAGTCTCCCAGATTGCGGCTGACCTTGCGGCCTAGCAGCAGCCCCAGCATCGCCATCGCTCCCCCGCAAAATCCAAACACCAGAACGGTCAGTACCAAATCACTCTGGAACATGCCAAGTGACACCCCAACAGAAAAGGAGTCGACGCTCACTCCAAGCGCAAATAGCAAAAGACCCAAGGATGAACGATGGTCCAGCACCTGTACCCCGTCACCTTTGAAGGAATTATAAACCATATGCCCGCCCAAAAGGATGAGTAATCCCCCTGCAAAGTAGGTCGTCACATGGCCAAGTAAAGAACTCATATAATGGCCTGTGAACATACCCAGCAATGGCATCAGAATGTGAAAAAAGCCAATGACCGTACTGATCCTCAGCACGTCCCGCAGGCGTATCCCTTTCATGCCGATTCCTACGCCCAACGATAACGCGTCCATCCCCAGCGCTACAGCCATGACCAGAATCGTTACAATCTGCCCGGCTTGGGCAGAGGCTGCCAGCATACTCCATCCCTCCAATATCCGTCGGCTCTTGTACACGTTATGCGGACAAGAGGCAAAACAGTACAAGCATACGGTGAACGCGCCTGTACCGGGATAGGTAAACGGACGACTATGCTAAAAGGCTAATTATCGAACATCCTTTCTGTCTGTCATGCGGTCTAGAGTAAACGGACGACTATGCTAAAAGGCTAATCCATCTAAAGCCTCTACATTTATGGACAAATGCCCGGATCGTCCTAGAGACGGACGATCCGATGGCCCGCCGCTTTGAGCAGGCGGTTCATGACGGCGTCTCCCAGCCCTTTCGGCGGACAGGCTTCCGCCAGGATGTAGGTGACGCCTTCCTCGTCGCAGCGGCGCAGCACGCCGTACAGGCGCTGCGCCGCCTCATGGAGCGCGTCCAGCTTGCCCAGCGTGTAAACGCGCTCTCCGGCATAGCCAGCGGCATGCTCGTCGAACGCGAGCACCGCTGTGCGCTCCCCGCGCGCGGACGCCTCCGCCAGCGCGGCGCGAATCCAGCCCGTCACCTCAGCGGAGGACGGGCCTTGCACTACGCTTAAGCGGCCTCGCGGCGCGTAGTGCGTGTACTTCATGCCCGGCGAGCGTGGTGCCGGGCTGTCGGCGTCCTCGCCGGGCGAAGCAGCGGCGAGCGCCGGGTCCAGCTCGACGGCGCGAGCGACCGCAGCGAGCTGCTCGGCCGTCACGCCGCCGGGGCGCAGGATGGTGACGGTTCCGTCGTCACCGGCCTGCACCACCGTGGACTCCAGCCCCACACCCGTGGGGCCACCGTCCAAAATGCCGCCGATGCGGCCCTCCAGGTCCTCCCGCACATGCTGTGCAAGGGTCGGACTGGGCCTGCCCGAGCGATTGGCGCTTGGCGCAGCCAGCGGACAGCCTGCTTCTGCGATCAGACGCAGCGCTACCGGATGATCGGGCATGCGCACGCCGACCGTGTCCAGCCCCGCCGTCACACGAGGCGACAGGGCTTGCGGCATCACGGGCAGCACCAGCGTCAGCGGTCCTGGCCAGAACGCATCCATCAGCGCCTGCGCTGTATCATTCACTTTCGTTACCATGCCATCCAGCTGGGCAGGGTCGGAAATATGCACGATCAGCGGATTATCAGAAGGACGCCCTTTGGCGGCGAATACTGATTCTACCGCTTCCGTGCTGCGCGCATCCGATCCCAAGCCGTACACCGTCTCGGTAGGGAACGCTACCGTGTCTCCTGCTTGCAGCAGCACAGCAGCCTCACGAATGCCTTTTTCCGCCGCAATACGGGCTTGTCCGGATAACATTTCACCAGAGGATTCCCCTTTAACAACCAAACCTCTTACGTCCCACCATTTTGTATGGGAATCTGGCAACGGCGGATTTAGTTCACGAAGCGCCTGTTCATCCAATACCCGCTCACATTTTTCCTTCTGCACAGACTCACCGCGCAAACCTTGTATTTGATTCGATTTATCGCTCATATTAGATCATCCCATACCTTATTGTCATACAGTCCTGGTTCAATTAGCTCTATCCCCAAAGAACTTACTTGGGCGGCTTATCTGAACCAAGTCTGTCCATGTCTCACAGCTGTAAACCCTATACCCCATTATAACATACCGGGGTCATACACCCGTTGTTCTCTTTTCTACAACTTACGACGATTAGGCAAAAAGACCACTCACCCATCCCCAAAGCCCCGTCAATGCATCCCATAGAAAAAACCGTACTTCCGGCTCCTTGTCAGCGGCATTCGTCCGTTCGCCTCCCTGGTTCGCTTTTGCCGAGATCGTTTGTGCTGCCGCTTCCCCGCTACCTGCATCAATGAAGCACAACGGAGGGAACAGTACACACCACCAATTCTGTCCCTTACCTTGTCCCAGCGTGACCCGAAGCGCTTCATAATTTCCTGCGGGATAGACAAGCCCACCGTACATCTTGGTCGGAAAAGGTACGTTTGCCAATTCCACCTGATGGTCGTACGAAATGCCCCGTCGAGCCAGTTCCGCGCCTACTAAACGGTCAATTTCGGGTAAATGAGCAGCAATCAGCACTCTGGCTTGCTCCAAGCTTTGCGGGTTTTCCAGCTTGCCTACCCACGCATCCATCTGTTGTACGATGGTATCCCTAATTTCACGTTTTACCAGTTGATCCTCCGGACGATCCGAATTGGCCAAAATGCGCAATCGGATGGAATCATGAGGAATGACGCCCGCTCCTGTCGTTGCCACCCCTGCCACTACAGACCCTCTTGACCCTGGTGTCATGGCGGCATCTGTTTTTTGACCTTCCCACGACATCATTAATATTGAAATACAAAATAGTATCATTGCAGCTTGCTTGGTCCAGCCTCTCATCCCAATCCCCCCCAAACTCTATCATGTCTATCAGTCTGTCCGGTTTGGGAGAGGCTAAACCTATCAATCTCGTAAAATGTTCAAGACCATTTTAAAAACACCCAATACACCCTACATCAAGCACATTGATCTGGGCCGAAGCTTCGCAGTAACCCGCGAATACGAAAAGGCCCAGATTTCACAATCTGGACCCTTTTGTATCTTACTATTTTATCTCACCATAAAGATCAAATGGCATCCATTTAGAAGCATGGCATTAAGCTTTTTTTGCCTTCGTTAAACTCACTCTGGATGGCTGTGGCAGATCGTCCTCCAGCTCCTGACCGTGGACCTTGATACTCATAACCAAGCCAATACTAGCCATGTTAATCAAAAGCGACGTACCTCCATAGCTGATAAAAGGGAGCGTAATCCCCGTCAGTGGCATGATTCCCAAAAACGCGCCGATATTCTCAAAAATCTGATACAGCAGCATGGATACAATACCGACGATAAGATACGGTCCGGCACGGTCACGGCATTCCAGCGAGATCAGGATCATTCGGTGAATCAAAATAAAATATAGCAACAGCAGCACCGACGAGCCGACAAAGCCAAATTCCTCCGCTACGACCACAAAAATAGAATCCGCATACGTGTAAGGCACACGACCGGATTGCACCGAAGTCCCCTGCAAAAAGCCTTTGCCCATCATCCCGCCAGAGGCAATCGCCAGCTTGGCGTTTTTGGTATGGTACGATGCCTTAGCGGTCGCTTTTTCCGGTACTAGCCAAGGGTCCAAACGCTCTACCCAGTGACTGCGTCCAATCCCTTTCATAAAGGTGTCAATCTGATCATGAAAGGAAATATAAGCTTTAAGTCCACCGCCGACGGCTACTGCAAATATGGTAAATCCGATCAGTGCATGGGATGCCTTCACATTACCAATCCATAGCATACCAATGACAATGACGATGTATCCGAGTGCATTCCCCAAGTCATTTT from Paenibacillus sp. FSL R10-2782 includes the following:
- a CDS encoding TIGR01440 family protein — encoded protein: MVGQMDHEATLEAQTAFVVKEIAEAASLKAGRLLVIGVSTSEVAGSRIGTAGALDVAQQLLAGVESVRRAYGFDVAFQCCEHLNRALVVDRAVLERLGLTEVAAVPVRTAGGSMAAAAYRALEDACLAANVQAHAGIDIGETLIGMHMRPVAVPFRPSLRWIGEARVTAAFTRPPLIGGQRAVYSLEQEGGGSCD
- a CDS encoding low molecular weight protein arginine phosphatase, whose product is MKHILFVCTGNTCRSPMAEGMLRKLSAEHGLGLEVRSAGVAAMEGTPISRHAEAVLRDHNISDQITSTPLNGGLAEWAHLILTLTQGHKQHVIQRFPQTVGKVFTLKEYVEDQDSVLNDVQELDGLYASQQLIGSLGQELSARERERMIELRQRIPGFDISDPFGGSREDYDVTAAEIRTALHKLVDKLKALAG
- a CDS encoding manganese efflux pump MntP family protein; the protein is MLAASAQAGQIVTILVMAVALGMDALSLGVGIGMKGIRLRDVLRISTVIGFFHILMPLLGMFTGHYMSSLLGHVTTYFAGGLLILLGGHMVYNSFKGDGVQVLDHRSSLGLLLFALGVSVDSFSVGVSLGMFQSDLVLTVLVFGFCGGAMAMLGLLLGRKVSRNLGDYGEAVGGAILLAFGIMFMF
- a CDS encoding L-threonylcarbamoyladenylate synthase, whose amino-acid sequence is MSDKSNQIQGLRGESVQKEKCERVLDEQALRELNPPLPDSHTKWWDVRGLVVKGESSGEMLSGQARIAAEKGIREAAVLLQAGDTVAFPTETVYGLGSDARSTEAVESVFAAKGRPSDNPLIVHISDPAQLDGMVTKVNDTAQALMDAFWPGPLTLVLPVMPQALSPRVTAGLDTVGVRMPDHPVALRLIAEAGCPLAAPSANRSGRPSPTLAQHVREDLEGRIGGILDGGPTGVGLESTVVQAGDDGTVTILRPGGVTAEQLAAVARAVELDPALAAASPGEDADSPAPRSPGMKYTHYAPRGRLSVVQGPSSAEVTGWIRAALAEASARGERTAVLAFDEHAAGYAGERVYTLGKLDALHEAAQRLYGVLRRCDEEGVTYILAEACPPKGLGDAVMNRLLKAAGHRIVRL
- the spoIIR gene encoding stage II sporulation protein R, yielding MRGWTKQAAMILFCISILMMSWEGQKTDAAMTPGSRGSVVAGVATTGAGVIPHDSIRLRILANSDRPEDQLVKREIRDTIVQQMDAWVGKLENPQSLEQARVLIAAHLPEIDRLVGAELARRGISYDHQVELANVPFPTKMYGGLVYPAGNYEALRVTLGQGKGQNWWCVLFPPLCFIDAGSGEAAAQTISAKANQGGERTNAADKEPEVRFFLWDALTGLWGWVSGLFA
- a CDS encoding FtsW/RodA/SpoVE family cell cycle protein, coding for MLQKLKKIDGPVIFILVLLMAISIITVYSAGRGPTNIVEHGNDYQKMIGYYILGFVAILGIAVVDFRIFIKKALYVYGGGIFLLALGFFGGTVNNSQGFLKIGGLNLQPAEVFKLVLIIFLTYMLMKKRKSKLYFVQDVLPVALVSFVPFAMVMVQNDLGNALGYIVIVIGMLWIGNVKASHALIGFTIFAVAVGGGLKAYISFHDQIDTFMKGIGRSHWVERLDPWLVPEKATAKASYHTKNAKLAIASGGMMGKGFLQGTSVQSGRVPYTYADSIFVVVAEEFGFVGSSVLLLLYFILIHRMILISLECRDRAGPYLIVGIVSMLLYQIFENIGAFLGIMPLTGITLPFISYGGTSLLINMASIGLVMSIKVHGQELEDDLPQPSRVSLTKAKKA